Proteins found in one Carassius auratus strain Wakin chromosome 12, ASM336829v1, whole genome shotgun sequence genomic segment:
- the rangap1b gene encoding ran GTPase-activating protein 1b isoform X1 produces the protein MASGDIAQITEALAKTHVGEVELSYKGQGLKLDNAESVKEMVQEIERCQGLQSLRLEGNTLGVEAAQAIAKSLEAKRELEQCHWSDLFTGRLRSEIPPALKSLGYSLMTSGARLTLLDLSDNAFGPDGVKGIESLLKSAACYTLLELRLNNCGMGIGGGMVLASALTECHKQSSAAGSPLRLKVFIAGRNRLENDGAAALAKAFKLLGSLEEVHMPQNGINHLGITALATAIKHNPNLQVLNLNDNTFTKRGSIAMAEAIRHLQCLKVINFGDCLVRSEGAIAIAGALREGLPFLRELNLSFGEICEAAAVVVAKAVRGKSDLEKLDLNGNCFGEEGCEALREVMESMNMEDLLGTLSDDEGEPDDDDEEEEEEEDEEEKEDEVHTEENGVNGTKDVIEEKVIPENICKPEWTAKPEPVSIFHQMNNLEFICVVLLPQEEPRCTSELTSFLISPSAEKLISLGAKRIQLIEQQVDVSDASKVSEIFLKISSVYKDEPEVKQAIFESTDALLRKAFSNSHSQSYSFISSLIVNLGLLKSEDKKIKKVAVLPGHLLALEHAAAQEFFPADQAEVLEEFVSRNGKVLESCCNARDALKTTLVKRTTA, from the exons ATGGCTTCTGGAGATATTGCTCAGATTACAGAGGCGCTGGCCAAAACTCATGTTGGAGAAGTGGAATTAAGCTATAAGGGACAAGGGCTGAAGTTGGACAATGCTGAGTCAG TGAAAGAGATGGTGCAGGAGATCGAGCGGTGTCAGGGACTGCAGTCTCTCAGATTAGAGGGAAACACATTGGGGGTTGAAGCAGCACAGGCAATTGCAAAATCTCTTGAAGCAAAAAGGGAATTGGAG caatGCCACTGGAGTGACTTGTTCACGGGTCGCCTTCGCTCTGAAATTCCACCTGCTCTG AAATCATTGGGCTATTCTTTGATGACATCGGGGGCCAGACTGACTCTTCTGGACTTGAGCGACAATGCCTTTGGCCCTGACGGTGTAAAGGGAATTGAAAGCCTTCTGAAGAGCGCTGCATGCTACACTTTACTTGAGCTCAGGCTTAATAATTGTGGCATGGGCATCGGAGGGGGTATG gtCCTTGCTTCTGCTTTGACTGAATGTCACAAGCAGTCTAGTGCAGCTGGCTCTCCCCTGAGGTTAAAAGTCTTCATAGCTGGACGTAATCGGCTGGAGAATGATGGTGCTGCTGCACTTGCCAAAGCATTTAAG ttgttGGGCAGTCTTGAAGAGGTCCATATGCCACAGAATGGAATCAACCATCTTGGCATCACTGCTTTAGCCACTGCCATAAAGCACAACCCAAACCTTCAGGTCCTCAACCTCAACGACAACACTTTTACTAAGAGAGGATCGATAGCCATGGCGGAG GCTATTAGGCACCTCCAGTGTCTTAAAGTCATCAATTTTGGGGATTGTTTGGTTCGCTCAGAAGGTGCGATTGCTATAGCAGGGGCCCTTAGAGAGGGACTGCCATTCCTCAGG GAGCTGAATTTGTCATTTGGAGAGATATGTGAGGCTGCAGCTGTGGTAGTTGCAAAGGCTGTTCGTGGCAAATCTGATCTGGAGAAACTGGACCTGAATg GAAATTGCTTTGGAGAGGAAGGCTGTGAGGCTCTCAGGGAAGTGATGGAGAGCATGAACATGGAAGATCTGCTGGGCACGCTCAG TGATGATGAAGGAGagcctgatgatgatgatgaggaggaggaggaggaggaagatgaagaagagaaggAAGATGAAGTGCATACAGAGGAAAATGGTGTCAATGGAACAAAAGATGTAATTGAAGAAAAGGTGATCCCAGAAAACATCTGCAAGCCTGAATGGACTGCTAAACCTGAACCTGTTTCTATTTTCCATCAAATGAACAATTTGGAGTTTATCTGTGTTGTTCTCTTGCCACAGGAGGAGCCTCGCTGCACTTCTGAGCTCACGTCTTTCCTCATCTCACCGTCAGCTGAGAAACTGATCTCCCTTGGAGCCAAAAGGATCCAGCTCATTGAGCAGCAG gttgacgTCTCAGATGCTAGCAAGGTTTCAGAAATTTTTCTCAAGATTTCATCAGTATACAAAGACGAACCAGAAGTAAAGCAAGCAATATTTGAGAGCACTG ATGCCCTGTTGAGGAAAGCCTTTTCCAACTCCCACTCTCAATCCTATTCTTTTATCTCCTCACTGATAGTGAACCTGGGACTTTTAAAG AGTGAAGATAAGAAGATAAAGAAGGTAGCTGTACTGCCTGGACACTTACTTGCTTTGGAGCACGCAGCTGCACAAGAGTTTTTCCCAGCAGATCAGGCTGAAGTTCTGGAAGAATTTGTGTCACG aAATGGCAAAGTCTTAGAATCCTGCTGCAATGCCAGAGATGCTCTCAAGACCACATTAGTGAAAAGGACCACTGCTTAA
- the rangap1b gene encoding ran GTPase-activating protein 1b isoform X2, which yields MASGDIAQITEALAKTHVGEVELSYKGQGLKLDNAESVKEMVQEIERCQGLQSLRLEGNTLGVEAAQAIAKSLEAKRELEQCHWSDLFTGRLRSEIPPALKSLGYSLMTSGARLTLLDLSDNAFGPDGVKGIESLLKSAACYTLLELRLNNCGMGIGGGMVLASALTECHKQSSAAGSPLRLKVFIAGRNRLENDGAAALAKAFKLLGSLEEVHMPQNGINHLGITALATAIKHNPNLQVLNLNDNTFTKRGSIAMAEAIRHLQCLKVINFGDCLVRSEGAIAIAGALREGLPFLRELNLSFGEICEAAAVVVAKAVRGKSDLEKLDLNGNCFGEEGCEALREVMESMNMEDLLGTLSDDEGEPDDDDEEEEEEEDEEEKEDEVHTEENGVNGTKDVIEEKEEPRCTSELTSFLISPSAEKLISLGAKRIQLIEQQVDVSDASKVSEIFLKISSVYKDEPEVKQAIFESTDALLRKAFSNSHSQSYSFISSLIVNLGLLKSEDKKIKKVAVLPGHLLALEHAAAQEFFPADQAEVLEEFVSRNGKVLESCCNARDALKTTLVKRTTA from the exons ATGGCTTCTGGAGATATTGCTCAGATTACAGAGGCGCTGGCCAAAACTCATGTTGGAGAAGTGGAATTAAGCTATAAGGGACAAGGGCTGAAGTTGGACAATGCTGAGTCAG TGAAAGAGATGGTGCAGGAGATCGAGCGGTGTCAGGGACTGCAGTCTCTCAGATTAGAGGGAAACACATTGGGGGTTGAAGCAGCACAGGCAATTGCAAAATCTCTTGAAGCAAAAAGGGAATTGGAG caatGCCACTGGAGTGACTTGTTCACGGGTCGCCTTCGCTCTGAAATTCCACCTGCTCTG AAATCATTGGGCTATTCTTTGATGACATCGGGGGCCAGACTGACTCTTCTGGACTTGAGCGACAATGCCTTTGGCCCTGACGGTGTAAAGGGAATTGAAAGCCTTCTGAAGAGCGCTGCATGCTACACTTTACTTGAGCTCAGGCTTAATAATTGTGGCATGGGCATCGGAGGGGGTATG gtCCTTGCTTCTGCTTTGACTGAATGTCACAAGCAGTCTAGTGCAGCTGGCTCTCCCCTGAGGTTAAAAGTCTTCATAGCTGGACGTAATCGGCTGGAGAATGATGGTGCTGCTGCACTTGCCAAAGCATTTAAG ttgttGGGCAGTCTTGAAGAGGTCCATATGCCACAGAATGGAATCAACCATCTTGGCATCACTGCTTTAGCCACTGCCATAAAGCACAACCCAAACCTTCAGGTCCTCAACCTCAACGACAACACTTTTACTAAGAGAGGATCGATAGCCATGGCGGAG GCTATTAGGCACCTCCAGTGTCTTAAAGTCATCAATTTTGGGGATTGTTTGGTTCGCTCAGAAGGTGCGATTGCTATAGCAGGGGCCCTTAGAGAGGGACTGCCATTCCTCAGG GAGCTGAATTTGTCATTTGGAGAGATATGTGAGGCTGCAGCTGTGGTAGTTGCAAAGGCTGTTCGTGGCAAATCTGATCTGGAGAAACTGGACCTGAATg GAAATTGCTTTGGAGAGGAAGGCTGTGAGGCTCTCAGGGAAGTGATGGAGAGCATGAACATGGAAGATCTGCTGGGCACGCTCAG TGATGATGAAGGAGagcctgatgatgatgatgaggaggaggaggaggaggaagatgaagaagagaaggAAGATGAAGTGCATACAGAGGAAAATGGTGTCAATGGAACAAAAGATGTAATTGAAGAAAAG GAGGAGCCTCGCTGCACTTCTGAGCTCACGTCTTTCCTCATCTCACCGTCAGCTGAGAAACTGATCTCCCTTGGAGCCAAAAGGATCCAGCTCATTGAGCAGCAG gttgacgTCTCAGATGCTAGCAAGGTTTCAGAAATTTTTCTCAAGATTTCATCAGTATACAAAGACGAACCAGAAGTAAAGCAAGCAATATTTGAGAGCACTG ATGCCCTGTTGAGGAAAGCCTTTTCCAACTCCCACTCTCAATCCTATTCTTTTATCTCCTCACTGATAGTGAACCTGGGACTTTTAAAG AGTGAAGATAAGAAGATAAAGAAGGTAGCTGTACTGCCTGGACACTTACTTGCTTTGGAGCACGCAGCTGCACAAGAGTTTTTCCCAGCAGATCAGGCTGAAGTTCTGGAAGAATTTGTGTCACG aAATGGCAAAGTCTTAGAATCCTGCTGCAATGCCAGAGATGCTCTCAAGACCACATTAGTGAAAAGGACCACTGCTTAA
- the plbd1b gene encoding phospholipase B-like 1: MHHFARGFVLCVLTATFVKAQHVQRATVYWDAVQRSVELKEGAMEEEGDALGYFNDSLSVSGWGVLEVQAGYGRFQENDEITYFLAGYLEGYLTASQMINHYYNMYPQIIKDNSVTKHLKCFMSEQDSWTRTQVKLNGKTDRLWHHVGLLVAQMDGLHAGAAYWAKSRQEQPLSMFAVQFLNGIGDLLDLIPVLKRRSNSSSDSFRMPGMSHCSALIKMLPGYENLLLGHSSWYSYAASMRIYKHWDLKNKHNGTSRLSFSSYPGILSSLDDFYLLGTGLLVTQTTNNVFNSSLFSLVTPEALLAWQRVRVAHALACTGKQWAQIFSKHNSGTYNNQYMVVDLKRVSLGKQIEDWSLTVVEQIPGLVLYSDQSQSLRHGYWASYNIPFHSDIYQMSGYGVMWKKYGEDFSYDLCPRAKIFRRDQGKVTNLDTLKYMMRYNDYRKDPYSKKHPCKSICCRNDLRLRRPHPEGCYDTKVTDYHMAQIFSAEAVNGPTTQNGLPLFSWSRFNQTAHHWLPQTYNFTFISMQPLLFGSRNQAKTDNSFVQCMNSSLEDTDARLGKDLIDLVSDIYKQFHEIIGYIFA; encoded by the exons ATGCATCATTTTGCACGGGGGTTTGTTTTGTGCGTCCTAACGGCGACCTTCGTGAAGGCTCAGC ATGTGCAGAGAGCCACCGTATATTGGGATGCTGTTCAGAGGTCTGTGGAGCTGAAAGAGGGTGCAATGGAAGAGGAGGGAGATGCACTTGGTTATTTCAATGATAGTTTATCAGTTTCTGGATGGGGAGTGTTGGAAGTGCAGGCTGGTTATGGACGATTCCAGGAGAACGATGAAATTACATATTTCTTGGCTGGATACCTTGAAGGATACCTTACAGCCTC ACAGATGATAAACCATTACTATAATATGTATCCTCAGATTATAAAGGATAATAGTGTTACAAAACATCTGAAATGCTTTATGAG TGAGCAAGACTCATGGACAAGAACACAAGTGAAATTAAATGGGAAGACTGATCGTTTGTGGCATCACGTGGGTCTTCTAGTGGCCCAGATGGATGGACTGCATGCTGGGGCAGCATACTGGGCCAAAAGTAGACAGGAACAG CCTCTGTCCATGTTTGCGGTTCAGTTCCTCAATGGTATTGGGGATTTGCTGGATTTAATCCCTGTTCTCAAAAGGCGTTCCAACTCTTCTTCTGACTCCTTCAGAATGCCAGGCATGAGTCACTGTTCTGCTCTCATCAAG ATGTTACCTGGCTATGAGAATCTGTTGCTTGGTCACTCTAGCTGGTACAGCTATGCTGCGAGCATGAGAATCTACAAGCACTGGGActtgaaaaataaacataatggCACAAGCAGACTGTCCTTTAGCAGCTACCCTG GGATCTTGTCATCTCTGGATGATTTTTATTTGCTGGGAACAGGATTGCTTGTAACTCAAACCACAAACAACGTGTTCAACTCCTCTCTGTTCTCCCTGGTGACCCCAGAGGCTTTGCTTGCTTGGCAAAGGGTGCGTGTAGCACATGCGCTGGCCTGCACAGGGAAGCAATGGGCCCAAATATTTTCCAAGCACAATTCAG GGACCTACAATAACCAGTATATGGTGGTGGATCTGAAAAGAGTTTCACTTGGAAAGCAGATTGAGGACTGGAGCCTGACTGTTGTGGAGCAGATTCCTGGTTTGGTTTTGTACTCGGATCAGTCACAATCGCTACGTCATG GTTACTGGGCCTCCTACAACATACCTTTCCACTCAGATATTTACCAAATGAGTGGTTATGGTGTGATGTGGAAAAAGTATGGGGAAGATTTCTCATATGACCTCTGTCCACGCGCTAAAATTTTCCGCAGGGACCAGGGAAAAGTCACTAATCTGGACACCTTGAAATACATGATGAGGTACAATG ATTACAGAAAGGACCCATATTCAAAGAAGCATCCTTGTAAATCCATCTGCTGTCGAAATGACCTGAGACTTCGACGACCTCATCCAGAGGGCTGTTATGATACTAAG GTTACAGATTATCACATGGCCCAGATATTTTCGGCTGAAGCTGTGAATGGACCCACTACTCAGAATGGTCTTCCACTTTTCTCTTGGAGCCGTTTTAATCAGACAGCTCATCATTGGCTCCCTCAGACGTACAACTTTACATTTATCAGCATGCAGCCTTTGCTCTTTGGTTCCAGAAATCAAGCCAAGACTGATAATAGTTTTGTACAATGTATGAACAGCAGTCTAGAGGATACAGATGCAAGACTTGGAAAGGATTTAATCGACTTAGTATCAGATATTTACAAGCAGTTCCATGAAATCATTGGGTATATTTTTGCCTAA